The Marinilongibacter aquaticus genome has a window encoding:
- the uxaC gene encoding glucuronate isomerase codes for MKEFMDENFLLETPTAEKLYHEYAKGMPIIDYHNHLPPDQILGDINFKNLTHAWLAGDHYKWRAMRSNGVNEAFCTGSKSDEEKFQKWAETVPYTMRNPLYHWTHLELQRYFGIQTILNGDSAESIYKEASEKLQTAEFSVQGLLGKMQVETVCTTDDPLDSLEHHIAYHKKGEGVKMFPAFRPDKFILIDNEGFEGYIQKLGELVGSEIKGFEDLMAALRKRADFFKANGCRVCDHGLEQIYATDFIEENVDKILKRKLAGADLTEEESLQYKSAVLHHLGIMYAELGWVQQFHVGALRNNNRRAMRELGPDTGWDSIGDWGQAQAMSKFLGKLDEYNQLAKTVIYNLNPADNYLIGTMIGNFNDGSVAGKVQFGSGWWFLDQKKGMEDQMDILSNVGLISRFVGMLTDSRSFLSFPRHEYFRRILCNLFGNDIEKGELPNDIPWIGQMIQDICYNNTKSYFEF; via the coding sequence ATGAAAGAATTTATGGATGAAAATTTTCTGCTGGAAACACCAACAGCAGAAAAGCTATATCATGAGTATGCCAAAGGCATGCCCATAATCGATTATCACAACCACCTTCCACCCGATCAAATTCTTGGAGACATCAATTTCAAAAATCTGACGCACGCTTGGCTGGCCGGAGATCATTACAAGTGGAGAGCCATGCGGTCGAATGGAGTAAATGAAGCTTTCTGTACCGGAAGTAAGTCGGATGAAGAGAAGTTTCAGAAGTGGGCCGAAACCGTGCCGTACACCATGCGGAATCCCTTATACCATTGGACTCACCTCGAGTTGCAAAGGTATTTTGGTATTCAAACCATATTGAACGGCGATTCGGCAGAATCGATTTATAAAGAGGCTTCCGAAAAACTTCAAACTGCAGAATTTTCTGTGCAGGGCTTGTTGGGGAAAATGCAAGTGGAGACCGTTTGTACAACCGACGACCCTTTGGATAGCTTGGAACACCATATCGCCTACCATAAAAAAGGAGAAGGTGTAAAAATGTTTCCTGCTTTTCGTCCAGATAAGTTTATTCTCATTGATAATGAAGGCTTTGAAGGCTATATCCAAAAATTGGGTGAATTGGTTGGCAGTGAAATAAAGGGCTTTGAAGACTTGATGGCTGCTTTGAGAAAGCGTGCAGATTTTTTCAAAGCCAATGGATGCCGCGTATGCGATCATGGCCTAGAGCAGATATATGCAACCGATTTCATTGAAGAGAATGTCGACAAAATACTGAAAAGGAAATTGGCTGGAGCGGACCTAACAGAAGAGGAGTCGCTGCAGTACAAATCGGCGGTATTGCACCATTTGGGGATCATGTACGCCGAACTCGGTTGGGTACAGCAGTTTCATGTGGGGGCTTTGCGGAACAACAACCGCAGGGCTATGCGTGAATTGGGTCCCGATACAGGTTGGGACAGCATTGGCGATTGGGGGCAGGCTCAGGCCATGTCCAAGTTCCTTGGGAAATTGGACGAATACAACCAATTGGCGAAAACCGTAATTTACAACCTGAACCCCGCAGACAATTATTTGATTGGCACCATGATCGGTAATTTTAACGACGGTTCGGTGGCCGGAAAAGTACAGTTTGGCTCGGGATGGTGGTTTTTGGATCAAAAGAAAGGAATGGAAGACCAAATGGACATCCTTTCAAATGTGGGCTTGATCAGCCGTTTTGTGGGGATGCTCACAGATTCTCGCAGCTTCCTTTCTTTTCCACGACACGAGTATTTCCGTAGAATTCTGTGCAATCTCTTCGGAAACGACATTGAGAAAGGAGAACTGCCCAACGATATTCCTTGGATCGGTCAAATGATTCAGGATATTTGTTATAACAATACCAAGTCATATTTCGAATTTTAA
- a CDS encoding sugar kinase, with the protein MKKVVTFGEIMLRLAPPGFLRFSQANSFDVVYGGGESNVAVSLANYGIPVDFVTRLPKNDIGECALMEMRKRNVGTDHIVFGGDRLGIYFLETGAVSRGSKVVYDRAHSAMSEIEPGMVDWDKALEGCTWFHWTGITPAISKSSADACLEAVKKASEKGITISTDLNYRAKLWKYGEPSEPIMTELTSYCDIILGNEEDAEKHFGIKPEGLDVTKHGHDVTAEAFLSVCEQMMKKFPKAKKVITTLRGSISASHNSWAGVMYDGEKMYSSPVYQITDIVDRVGGGDSFMGGLIYGLLTYPDDDQNALNFAVAASCLKHTIKGDANLVTVSEVEKLMSGDASGRVAR; encoded by the coding sequence ATGAAAAAAGTAGTCACTTTTGGAGAGATCATGCTGAGGCTGGCCCCTCCAGGATTTTTAAGGTTTTCGCAAGCAAACAGCTTTGATGTGGTGTACGGTGGAGGCGAATCGAATGTAGCCGTTTCGCTGGCCAATTATGGAATCCCTGTTGACTTCGTCACCCGTTTGCCCAAGAACGATATCGGCGAATGTGCCCTGATGGAAATGCGTAAGCGAAACGTGGGTACAGATCATATTGTTTTTGGCGGCGACCGTTTGGGAATATATTTCTTGGAAACCGGAGCGGTATCGCGTGGAAGCAAAGTGGTCTACGACAGAGCACACTCGGCCATGAGCGAGATCGAGCCGGGTATGGTCGATTGGGATAAGGCTTTGGAAGGCTGTACATGGTTTCACTGGACAGGCATTACCCCCGCAATTTCGAAAAGTTCGGCTGATGCCTGTTTGGAAGCAGTAAAGAAAGCCAGTGAAAAGGGCATCACCATTTCTACAGATTTGAATTACCGTGCGAAATTGTGGAAATACGGAGAGCCTTCTGAGCCAATTATGACGGAATTGACATCGTATTGTGATATCATTTTGGGTAATGAAGAAGATGCAGAAAAGCATTTTGGCATTAAACCCGAAGGTTTGGATGTGACCAAACACGGGCACGATGTTACGGCCGAGGCCTTCTTGTCGGTTTGTGAGCAGATGATGAAGAAATTCCCGAAAGCGAAAAAAGTGATCACCACATTGCGTGGCTCTATATCTGCATCGCACAATTCTTGGGCCGGTGTAATGTACGACGGCGAGAAAATGTACTCTTCTCCCGTATATCAAATCACAGACATTGTGGATCGAGTAGGCGGTGGAGATTCATTCATGGGAGGTTTGATTTATGGATTGCTTACCTATCCTGACGATGACCAAAATGCTTTGAACTTTGCCGTGGCCGCTTCATGCCTTAAGCATACCATCAAAGGAGATGCCAACTTGGTGACGGTTTCTGAAG